In Monodelphis domestica isolate mMonDom1 chromosome 1, mMonDom1.pri, whole genome shotgun sequence, the sequence AAACAACTAGGAAAGTAACCGACAAGTTCGAATTACCTACCCTGGACTATTCTAGCTAGTTACAGATCTAGTGCAGTCACCGGGAAACAACCGTGGAGGCCAAAGCTTGATTCCCTTATCCTGTCTCTTCAGCTCCCTAGAGAATTGGAGGGAGCGGAATTGTTGGTTTTCGGCACGTAACTCGAGTTCTAGAAATACTTTTTAGTCCATCTGTCCATTCCAGAAGTGTAGGACCTCTAGCTGTTGGGTACAAgtcttaattgaaaaaaaagaaaagaaaaaagaaaacctagtTTGAAAAGTCCTACATTTACTCCTCTTCGCTCTCCTACGCCTCCCAAGATTGATCAGCCAACCAACGTAATACTCTGTACCTGGCATAGTATTAGAGGACAAAGATACAAAAGTAAAGTGAGGCACATAGACTTCTGTATTTCAGCTTAGCATTTGAGCCTGCAATAATTGTTTATGCATAGTTTCGGGTTATTAAGAATTTAGAAACAAAAGCCAAGAGAGACAAGAGGCGGATCCCGGCCATCTGTAAGAATTGTAACGCTGTAACAACTTTCTTCGCAGCCGTCacctgtctttttccttctaCACCTCAGGTGCTGAGTTAGGGGTAGCCACACTCGTCTGATAAAAGCCTAGCGTCCCGGGACTTCATTTCGCTTATCATTTGGTTATCTTGGCTCGTTATCTGCTCCGCATACTTGACTCTGTAGTCCTGCtgcacccaaaaaaaaaaaaaaatctctcctgaGGGCGTTAGGGCGTTACCCAACTCCATATGGGACTGAGGAGTTTTACTGTGTCATATGCCTAGAAGTAGTTCTATAATCCTCAGTCGTGGATGCTGGAGACCTGGATTTATAAAGTAGTCAGTGCTCAGGCAAAGAGCCTAGCAGACcggaaaataaaattcaatatgcAAATTCTTAATGTCCCCCCTTTTACTTTGCCTTCCCACCCCCATGCCTTGTGTAAGACAGATGTTTAATAAAGATCTAATTGTTAAGTGCGAAACTAAGTGGTGGAGATCAGGCTATCTGAGTCACTAGCTCTCTCTTTCCTAACTCTCAGCCCCCTCTCCTCGAAGTTATCGCGTTTTAAGAGTCCGGAGAGACGAGTTTGAATCCACTCTCTCTCGCTTGAATTTCCCTGAACCTCACTTTCCCTTCTCGTAAAATAAGGAGAATAATCGCTGAGGTACTCACCCAGCAGCTGTGCTGAGAAGCCGATGAAGTACTTTGGAAGCTTTGGTTTAAGATGGGTAAATGTCAGGAATGGATGAAGATTAGGTTCAGAGAAGTTTAGAAACGGCTCTAAAGCCAGGCTGGTTAATGAAAGGTCCTGAAATTGGCCACAAGTCCTctgattaatttattgatttgttttcttACATAAGAGAAGCAAATGGAGATTGTGTGTTTATAGTATCGATTCTCTACTTACTgctttaagaatttaaatgaaaataattagacCAAAAGGATCAGCACACCCATCACCAACTGTGGTAAAGagcagcacacacacacacacacacacacacacacacacacacacatcatataTATTCATAGAATTCAATCTTGGTTTCCGAATTCAAATAGCGATcgttttttctccctctcttactATTTTAGCTTATAACAAAGAAGGATTTTATCTTTTCTCCACACCTAACTGTCTGTATATCtttgaagaagtcacttaacttcctctttccttatctctcGAGGTGGATGGGAAGTCCATTTGTGCTCCAATAGTCCATGATCCTGTTTCCCCAGGGGAGTGAAGGAGGCAACTCTAGGCTCACCCTAAGTGTTGCTGGGTGAGACCTACACTGATCTCGGTGTCACGGGGCAGCAAGGATCCAGACAGCTGCAGGGCAGAGATCACCTGGGCTTCCTGGGTTGATTGGAAGTATTCATTGTACAGCCCCTacatctgtgaccctgggcaccttTGACTCACAGAGGTTAAACTTCGTTGTTCCCCCGGCCTCAGGGTTACCTAGAGCTCGCAGCTGCAGCTGGGGCCAAGGTGTCTGACCCATTGGCTCCTGCTTGTGAGGTGGAGCATTTGGAGCTTTGCCATTAGAAGTCTGACAACCTGCATTTCCCTTTCAGAAACTGACTGGCTCCTTCTCTGGTCTCCTTTATATTGAGGATTAATGTCAGACGGGTCTTGGATACTTGGGACATCCTATAGTTAGAGATGAGTCAGTTGAGATGGAAACTCCCTGGAAGGAATAGCTAGCTAACCTGGGCTAAAGTACCCAGTGCAAAACTGCTAATAGAGCTCAGTTCAGTAAATCCATAGGTAGTAACTGCCTGTGTGTATTTTTACTAGAATAACAATTGGATTTTATAGAGCACTTTCCTGCTTGCAAGGTACTTACGTTATCACATTTCAGCCTCCatgaccctgggaagtaggtgctcttattatttttattatatacagGGGAGAAACAGATTgagggaagttaaatgaattgccctgGGCCATGTCATTAAACATCTGAGGGGagttttgaacacaggtcttctggaTCCAAGTATGAGGGTTTATACACTAAATAAACACTGCCACAAACTGGATTCAAAATTTCCTTCTCTACAGTCTCCCTTTTGGCAAGAGTTTCAAGACTCCTGGatagaatgaaatggaataaCAGCTTTAAAGTTTTTGTAGCCTCAGTCACAAGACTGCCAATTGCTGTGGATTGAGGACAAAACAGAGCATACATTTAGATCAAGAAGAGCCCTTTGAGGTTAACTtgtccagttccttcatttttacagttgaggaaaatgatatCCAGAGAGACTCATGAACTTGACCATTGTGACACAAGTAGTAAGTGTAAGAAaaggaggatttgaatccagaccctcAAAACTCCAAATACAACGCTATTCTTAGAATGGAGAAAACCTATCCATTTGAACTCCTGCTGGGGTAGTGAAAACAACttcttgagaaaggaaaagaattcataTTTGTGACCTTGTTATTGTATAGGACTATCTAAATCTTTCTTGCCTATGCTTATTGCAAGGATTCCTAGGCCAGGATGGTAAACAACTGCACTGCTTTCCCTGAAATTAGATTTCATTTGCTCACTGGTAACTCACTCTTACCTACCCCTAGTTAAGCTCTGATTTgttgtctatccatccatccatccatccatccatccatctatctatctatctatctatctatctatctatccatccatccctctatctttctatctatctatctatctatatctatgtatctatgtatctatatattcatccatccatctatctatctatctatccatccctctatctttctttctatctatctatctatctatctatctatctatctatctatctatctatatctatgtatctttatattcatccatccatctatctatcattctaattatccatccatccatctatctatcatctctctttctctctatgtacATATTACTGTTTATCTATTTACCTATTCATTcaattattgtattattattaaattaaatatttatatttatatttatttattcaattggTGAAATAATTGATAGCCTTCTCCACTAAGGAGCAGCACAGACAAGTCTAGAAGGCAAGTAGACCATGCCCCCTTGCTGGTCTTACATCCTTTTGAGAGGAAAACTGTTTTCTGAGAAGCAGGATGGTGAAGGGAATTGAGCATGAAGTCTGGAGCCAAGTCTGAATcctgcctcatacacttactggGGTGACCctcaggaagtcatttaaccaaatttcttcatttataaaatgtatctttgttgttcagtcacatctgacttttCGTGACcctttttgtagttttttgtttgtttttcttggtaaagattttggagtagtttgccatttccttctccagctcattttacagatgagtaaactgaggtaaaccaaggttaagtgacttgcttagggtcacacagctagtaagtgtcaggggccagttttgaactcaggtcttctgaactccaggcctagtgttctCTCTACTATCCCCCTTAACTGTCTCCATAAAATAAGAATTGGATTCAATGAACTCTCTATGTCTAATTCTATCATTTTGTGATTTAAGAAAATTTGCTTTCTTTCCtaaccatttcctttttcaactgaCCCAGGCAGGAGCCCCAAAGACTGAAAGGCTAGCAAGAAGTTTCAGGTCAGATGCAATCAGAGGGCCTGTCCCTGGGGTACTGCTCTCATCCCAACTGACCAGGACGAAAAACAAGCTTTCCACTCCTTGGTTATCAGTCAAGGCCTGTCTGACCTTGGAGAATAGCATGTTCTGTTTATTCCAAAGTTTGGAGTTGAAATAAACTATTCTCCCGAAATCAGACAATCAATCAAAATGAACACCagactttggaaagaaaagacttggaaAAACTCTGCACTCCACCTCCATCTACCGCCCAAAAGGCTGCAGATGATAACTGCAGCTTTGACCCCCAGCTGGCTCACTCATTCTAAAGATACTGTATTTGAAGGATTCTCCGCAAGCCTCTTGCAATTCTctaaacatataaacattttttgagtcatgaaataaataatttcagaTGCTAGTCTAATCCTTAATGAAAGAATCTAAGAATACAAATCGCCTGAAGAATTTACGAGCATTTGGATGAAAATGTGCAGGGAGGAGGGGAACTCACAAATTTCAGCCCCTCTAAGCCCTTCCAGTTAAAGACTCTGGGGCTGAGTGGGGGGATATTACAGAAGCCCCTCAATTATTTGCACTAATGGATGTCAATTATGGCATTTTGAAGATTGGTAAATTGGCAAATGGGCATAATAAGATTTCCCAGGAGGCTGCTGAATTCCCTGAGATTTGGCCCAAGAAAGCTTATCACATCTGGCATTGGGCCAAAGGTCCTTGGTTTGTCAGCCTAAAGCCTAGAAGGTGGTATACTTAAGATTCCTTCCTTTGAGTAGGAAGCACCaaagctttttgtttgtttgtttttactgtgAATTTTCTCAGATAACTTCATTCCTCTTTGGaattaaaacttttaaagacctgagttcaaatcctacttttgagactattttttttttaccttagggAAATcaccctctctgaacctcagtttcctcatttgtaaaatgaagtggtggtactgaggtccctttcatctctagaTGTAGGAGCCTAAAACTGGGAGATACACCAGGGTGCTTTGGCTGAAATGAGAAAGTATCAGCCTGGAACCTGaaagaaagacattttcttttggaaactggaaataatctctcttgttttctcccttcttcttcctatTTGACCTAAaggcaaaattattttacaaaggaaaacataGGAGAAAAGAACCCCCCAAAAGTACCCCTGATGGTAGCCTTTATCTTATCTAATTGCTAATAGCACTAGGAAGCAGACAATTGGGTGCCTACTCATTGaaatctcttctcccttcttaggTTCCAAATTCCCACCTGTTCTTTTGTCTCCTTAAATTGCAAAGGCTGAATTTAAGACCCTCAGACATTCATGGGGGGAAAGAGAAGCTTCTGCACTACCACTGCCTTTGTGCTGGAAATAAGCTGCATCTTTTTTGTCTCTGGTCCTTAACTTCTCCTATCATATTTAGACCCTGCTTGCTTGGAATAGGGACTGAAAGGATAATGTGTCACCACTTTCTCACTGTTCTTTCTAGGAAAACCACTCAGTCTGAGCTACAGATGTCCCTGCAGATTCACTGAGAGCAATGTAGCCAAAGCCAACATCAAGCATCTCAAAATCCTCAACACACCCAACTGCGCTCTCCAGATCGTGTAAGTTCCCTGAGGATCTTTCGCTGTGCAGCCTGGGAAGGATGGCCAAGCAGGGATTGCTGGCCTTTTTAGTTTTACTTGCAAGATAAGAAAGAAGCTGCTCTGGTCTCTGAGCCTCTGTCTCTTTGGAAAGATCCCCTGAAATGCAGTGAGTTGTTACTAGAGTGACCCTTATGGACTCCCCCCagttaagaaaagaacaaaagaaaagatcATTTAGCACAAtccttggtacatagtaggtgcttaatagatgcttctGTCTCCTCTTCCTATTTCTATATAAACTCCCAATTCACAATGATCTGTGGACTTTGCTTAAGAATATTTTGTATAGTTTGGGTTCCAAATAAATACTGACTTGTCTAAGAGCTGGTTAAAACCAAAGCAATGCTCTTTGTTAACCATAAAATACAATTGGGAGATGGTAGCTCAGTGGAAGGGATATTTCCTAAATTCAGTTCCTCCCCCAGCAGATCATTACTGGAAATCTTGGccaatgaaaacaaatgaaacaaaattaacaCATAAACAAAACCATTTACTGATTGGTTACGTCCTCCTAAGATACAATGCCAATaatgagcatttttttaaatcatggaagCAGTTTATTTAATTACATCAAAGAGATGTGAAGATATATTTGACAGCTAAAACACTTGGTATCTGCTATTTCAacaatctcttctctttcctcctctcctttggTTCACTTTTAAAACTtacatattgaagaaaataagacaCTAGCAATCTGGAGCTATAGCAAATGTGGCAGCAGGCTATTGCACAAAATCTTTGTGGCCAGAAAGACATCATCCGCCCTCACCATTTGGGTACttattatttatgaaaaaaaatccagagaTCAATTTTCTagtatttccaattattttctatACCCCCCCTTTGTTCTTTTGCTGGCGTTTGTGGTTTAGTTCATCTGTATCTACCCTTGTTCCATCTTAACCAaaatctctcaaaaaaaaaaagaaatgaacagttcttttaaaaaccaagaaGAGATGATTATCAAAACctaattttcctttccaaattccaaagcatGTCATTTAAGACAATTTTCCCTTAACCCAGAGACAATCCAAATAGTGTTGGTCTGTTTCCTTGCAGGGAGTGAGAAGTGTATGTTTATGTTTGTTGAAGGTGAAATTCCTTCTTTGTGAGGTTTAGTTTGCAGTAGGCATCTTAAAAGAATTCTGGGTTTTgtttctaagggaaaaaaatagttcCCCAAGAGATAATTCCTGAAATCATGATCTAATCAATTTCCCTGTTGACAAAGAGCCATATAAAAGATTTTGTTGCTTTTAAATACCATGTGCTTCTCCCCCAAACCCCAGTTTCAGAGAACACTGCACATGACAGTTTTCCATTCTCCAATTTACTTTCTGTTTAAAAACCagtgtggttttaaaaaaaacaaacaaaccttaatcTGCTTTATTTTACAAGGATTTCATgagaaaattacttttattttcccCTCCACATTCAGTTCATCTAGTTTGCTATTTATGCTTTGAGTTTTTGGTTAAAAACTATCTATTGCACAGtttggaggaagaaaaatggatttACCCAAAGTTTGGAGTAAGATCCCAATGCTTTGGGGGAAACTCAGTTTATTTCCTCTAACTCCCAGAGGGTTTTTCTCTTAGGATGGCCTGGCCTATGAAGGCAGCATTGAACTGCCCCTGTGTTATAATGAACACATACTTTGATGagtcatttgcaaaataaaatcCTTACAGGGTTGGCTTTGCTTAAGCCAACTATATACCCCTAATTAGATGACACAGATTGATGATGAGCTAAATGCCCTGTGCTTTTAGTTTTATCTCATATAGTATCATCGGGTCCTCTTACTCTTTCCCCAGCTAGGCAGTGAGGTTCCTGGCCTTTAGGATTTCAACTTGGAATACTATCGTGAAATTCTTGAACTGGTAAAGCCTAGATGGGAGCTGAGACAATAGAATCAtgaatttggagctagaagaaaGTTTAGTTTATGCCAACTCTCTTGTTTTACCGATTTTTACAGTCTTTTTTCCAAGACCCAGAGAAATTAGATGTTTTGTGAAAAGTCACACACATAGCAAAAGGCAGAATTGAGAACCAAATCCAGGTCCTTTTGACTCCCAGactattattttttctgttgtaCTGTGTTTGCTGCCCCAGTAGTGTGACTGTATCATCCAAGGGGGATTCCATCACAGATCAAAGAGGAGAGTAAGATGAATAAGGTTAATAGAAAAATGGCTGAAACTAATAGCTGTtcttaaaaatgactgaaatgcTCTGAAGCATTTCTGAAGACATAAtgtgtctttgatttcttcattggtcatttttatctttttgtctcttttttcagTAAATGTTTTGACTAACAAAAAATCACTTTTCTCTCTGGTGGTTTTTATCGTTGGGCAGGGCAAGACTGAAAAACAGCAGCAGACAAGTATGCATTGATCCAAAATTAAAATGGATTCAAGAATACCTGGAGAAAGCTTTAAACAAGTAAGCGAGACAATCAAAAAAGGACTTTCAGCTAATACAAGCTGAGAACTGCAAAAGCAGCCTACAAATGTAAAGGGTAAAggttggggtgggagggaaggggtcCTTTTTCTGAAGGACTGAGATGTTCCTATGGGATATGGCATGAATCTAATGGCAAGcttttgagtttatcaaatatGTACACAATTAAGCAGTCCATAGTTCACCGGTACATTATTGTCACAGAGAATAATCGATCTGACTCTGCTTTTGTGAGTCAGCTCTTGATAACTGGGGTTTTTCTAGATTCATCATCCTCACAAAATTGCATTTCTTACAAGCCaaatgctttctttatttttatttttttaattcatgattACTTCAAAATCTATTATCCAACTCACTCTgaagctttcttttcttctattgtgAGTCTGGGTACACAGTCAGCTTCTTGATGGTAAAATAGAAACTGGTACTTGAACCAAACtttattccctgccctcaagaggaGGTCAAGGATTCTCTAATTTTCTGACCAATCTGGAATCCCATTGGTATGGACTAGTGTAGTTTATATTCCTTTGTTTGGGCCATGGGGACACGCTGGTGAATGTCATACAAGGAGGTCAGTGATGTCCCAGTGACTTAAGAGATGTATATTTTCCCTGCATTGGATTTCCACGTGACTTTATACTATTCTGAAATGCTGGAAATGAGACCATTGTTAAAGAAGGTCAAATTCAGATACTGAGTCTCTTTAAGACCAAGACTAATCTCCAGCTTCCCtgggtagaaaaaaaaataggaatgttCAAATTATTCCGTGGTTCAGTGATACAAACTGGAGTGATCTTAGTGCTAACCATCATTTCTTAAGCAACTGTGTACCCAGCATCTTCTCTTACCCCTCCCCCATCCTTTGTCCAAAAGCCATGCTTTAATTTTGCTTctacttgtcttttctttactGGAGAACTGACCCAAATCGCTGTGTTGATGGTGATGTATAGGCTCATCTCCATTTGACTACTGCCAACTCTCTCCAGGAAACCTCCCCTTCCTGGTCCTCAGCTCACCCAGGGTTTGCAGTGCTTTAAAATGTTCCAAAACACCCTGTGTACTCCATTTCAGGCCACTGGAGATGGCCCATGCCTCAGGGCTACCAGATCTGTATCCCAAGTTTcctggaaataaaaaaagaatgttggcCAAATTTATAGTTTTAAGTCCAACGTTTTTATAAAAAATGTACTTGGTCCTAAGATTGGCTCAAAATAAAGGCCAGCTCCCCCACGCAGGGGTATTCAACCTCTGAGGTTTCTGAAACCAGAGCATTTACCCACTAATGCGCAAGATAATTAAGCAGTCACAACTTGGGGTCTATATTCCGATCAGAAATGTTGGCAGGAATGAAATTTCCATGGATAAATGCTATTTGCAGATGTTTCAGGCGGTGGCTATAGTTTTTGGCAAGGCATGcttttgatatatttttgtgcacatgcttttctttttcaacttttcttcagaaaataaatgtattttggaATCTATTTATAGTTCATCAAACAATTCATATATTTGAATTGGAGCCATACAAATGTCAGTAGTTTAAATTTCTATATTATACCCAACTACTgacaaaatttgtaaaaaaaaattatatatgatgTTTAATGTAGCTTATCAAACTCAATCAGCCATACTATATTTTTTCACTTGTATTGAAATTGTATCAAATGTGACATTATATGCACTAGCAATAAAATGGCTAATTGTTTCATGGTACGAAAAAAACCCTCCTGtatgtgggaatttgtttatATGGAATAAAagtcataagtttttttttaatagatgggaTTCTTGTAAATTGCTTAAATTTGCAAAGGAAACTGAACTGGTGCTCAAGTGCCTTAAAAGGCCTTCCTTTAAATTGTATAAACCTGCCCAGACTAGTTCAATTTCTAATCTGATCACAGGAAAAAGggcaggactttttttttaaaatgggaattccccctctccctttctttcctataGTAAAACCAATAAGATGGCATCTGACTCACTAATTTTGCTTATCTTACCTTCTCTTCCTTAGTATTCATAACATCCCCCATGTAATATCCAAAGATCTCTTATTGACATATATTAAACTATCCAGGGAAACCATTCGCAACATAAATCATTCAATACCATTAAgctcatatcattttaattttacagtCACTTGGCCAGTCACTCTTCTAAATCCTCCTAACCACCTAacttgttctccagaatagtccCAGTCATAACCAAAAAGAATTCAGGCATAAAGTAAGGATGCCAGGGAAAAGATGGTAGCCTTTTTGTCCTCTTTTGGGCATTGATCTAAATTTTGCTTTATGAGTTGTAAACAAAATTTAGATCAGCAACTAGAAAAGGACAATGTATGACCCCTCTCCCCAAAAAGATGGGTGGTCAGATGTCTAGAACAAAGGCTGAGCAGCCCAGGTACCTCCTTGGTTTCCTTGGGAATTCAGATGAATATAAGGAAAGGTCATCTGCTCCCCACCAAGAAAATGAGTGGGCCCTTCCttggtaaaaataaaagaatggaagGATATGGGGAAGAGTCTCACAGAATGGACAGGAATGAGTAAACTTCAGTCAATAATTATTGGATGAAATATCCACTTAGATAACATTGAAGAACCATTGGGTTATGGGAAATCTTAGCTTTGGGTTTTAGCTCATTCATCACTATTTCCCATGTTTAGATTTTCTTAATCTAAGCACAAAGTAAGATTTCCATGACCTTTGAATAAGATAATTGGAGATTTGGGGAATCAACAAAAGCATAAGGGTGCCATGATCCAAAAATCTATGGCTTCCTCCTCTTTCGGAAGGTGCCACCTTGGCATGGACTTTTAATAGTGGTCTATAGGGACCTTGCTAAGGCCCCCAGGAACTGAGAGTTAATTA encodes:
- the CXCL12 gene encoding stromal cell-derived factor 1 isoform X1, with amino-acid sequence MDVKVVALVTLLVATLALSEGKPLSLSYRCPCRFTESNVAKANIKHLKILNTPNCALQIVARLKNSSRQVCIDPKLKWIQEYLEKALNKGRRQARVGKKEKIGKKKREKKRKAAQKRKH
- the CXCL12 gene encoding stromal cell-derived factor 1 isoform X2, whose amino-acid sequence is MDVKVVALVTLLVATLALSEGKPLSLSYRCPCRFTESNVAKANIKHLKILNTPNCALQIVARLKNSSRQVCIDPKLKWIQEYLEKALNKRFKM